Proteins from a single region of Candidatus Bathyarchaeia archaeon:
- a CDS encoding V-type ATPase 116kDa subunit family protein: protein MLRPELMHQVSIIVAKDELPNLLSYAGREQLIHLITIEDEHLPPGATPFEATGLLSKSATIRNRISALAAALQAPDVQPEKIEAPIHNIDELALFLDQETSKLEGSVRQLEEAQGKLLTDKERTSELSRFLSGLEAVGMPLGTIGSSEFLVTLAGECAKESTVSIQTDLDELTYGNLIFVITHSADKTQTFLAIFPRAFEDDAKQAATALGSRVEEPWADLPPDPKEAKKFADARLANINDAEEELDHQRDVLRKENGPILKTLEYLTEILEGRSRAVSNSSTTESTFMLRGWVAEKSVQRLAEGASQACNGLVSVLRENVQDGRKVAHSTSIGNGVEAKGHQTPPTLVRVPGWATPLQSVIDNFGIPSYNETNPLVFMILTFPLIYGLMFGDFGEGPLFLVLGLFLLWLKRKKVKIFEIGQLFVNGAELIVMLGIGITIFGFLFGDFFGFESQAIFGLRPFFNPNEGAFAATPDISHLLIYMSVILLFGVGHYLSGLAISIYNKVRNHEIRHAFYGPISWAWFYIIFIYLASQVVISGYKFGVLLQNPTLLVLLFIPMGIMAVKEGPLHFFEVFISAGSNTLSYLRIWALNLADFAIKFAFFTSFGIAGAIAGNLLVMILEGLIVFVQTLRLHWVEWFSKFYEGSGLSFAPYREPTSWTV from the coding sequence TTGCTTAGACCAGAGCTAATGCATCAAGTCAGCATCATAGTCGCAAAGGATGAGTTGCCAAACCTCCTCTCCTACGCCGGGAGAGAACAATTGATTCACCTCATCACCATCGAGGATGAACATCTCCCACCAGGAGCAACACCATTCGAAGCTACGGGCTTGCTGTCAAAATCGGCGACGATCAGGAACCGCATTTCAGCATTGGCCGCAGCTCTCCAAGCGCCGGATGTTCAACCGGAGAAAATTGAAGCCCCAATTCATAACATCGACGAGCTCGCCCTCTTCCTCGACCAAGAAACGTCGAAACTCGAAGGGTCTGTCCGCCAACTAGAGGAAGCGCAGGGAAAATTACTAACTGACAAAGAGAGAACATCGGAACTCTCACGATTCCTATCAGGATTAGAAGCAGTGGGTATGCCCCTTGGCACAATTGGGAGCAGTGAATTTCTCGTTACCCTTGCTGGAGAATGTGCAAAGGAATCGACCGTTTCGATCCAAACAGATCTAGATGAGCTGACGTACGGAAATCTGATCTTCGTTATTACTCATAGTGCAGACAAGACTCAGACTTTCCTAGCTATTTTTCCGCGAGCCTTCGAAGACGACGCGAAACAAGCAGCCACTGCACTGGGCTCAAGGGTGGAAGAGCCCTGGGCAGACCTCCCACCAGACCCTAAGGAAGCCAAGAAATTCGCGGACGCCCGACTGGCGAACATCAACGATGCGGAAGAGGAGCTTGACCATCAGCGGGATGTACTTAGAAAGGAGAACGGCCCGATACTCAAGACCCTCGAATATCTCACAGAGATTCTGGAAGGTCGATCTAGAGCTGTCTCAAACTCGTCTACCACAGAGTCGACCTTTATGTTAAGAGGGTGGGTCGCCGAGAAAAGTGTCCAGAGACTTGCGGAAGGGGCTTCGCAGGCATGCAACGGACTCGTTTCTGTCCTTAGAGAGAACGTACAAGATGGACGGAAGGTCGCTCATAGCACTTCAATAGGGAACGGCGTTGAAGCAAAAGGGCATCAGACCCCACCGACTCTGGTTAGAGTCCCTGGATGGGCAACACCTCTACAATCTGTAATCGACAATTTTGGCATTCCATCTTACAACGAAACGAATCCTTTGGTCTTCATGATTCTCACTTTTCCCCTGATCTACGGACTCATGTTCGGAGATTTCGGTGAGGGTCCGTTATTCTTGGTTCTGGGTCTCTTCCTTTTGTGGCTGAAGCGAAAAAAGGTCAAGATCTTTGAGATCGGGCAATTGTTTGTCAACGGGGCGGAACTCATTGTTATGCTTGGCATCGGCATAACGATTTTCGGGTTTCTCTTCGGCGACTTCTTCGGTTTTGAGTCCCAGGCGATCTTCGGTCTCCGACCATTCTTCAACCCCAACGAGGGAGCCTTCGCAGCCACCCCGGACATTTCCCATCTTCTCATTTACATGTCGGTGATACTCCTCTTCGGAGTAGGACACTATCTCTCGGGCCTAGCAATAAGCATATACAACAAAGTCCGGAACCACGAGATCCGGCACGCATTCTATGGACCGATTTCTTGGGCGTGGTTCTACATTATCTTCATTTATCTAGCATCACAAGTCGTTATCTCCGGCTACAAGTTCGGAGTACTCCTGCAGAACCCGACGTTGCTTGTACTCTTGTTCATACCGATGGGAATCATGGCAGTCAAAGAGGGACCTCTTCACTTCTTCGAAGTGTTCATCAGCGCAGGAAGCAATACGTTGTCCTATCTTCGAATCTGGGCTCTCAACCTAGCAGACTTTGCAATTAAATTCGCATTCTTCACTTCCTTCGGGATAGCAGGGGCAATTGCAGGGAACCTTCTGGTGATGATTCTAGAGGGCTTGATCGTTTTCGTACAAACTCTGAGACTTCACTGGGTTGAGTGGTTTAGCAAGTTTTATGAAGGATCAGGTTTGTCATTCGCGCCGTACCGAGAACCAACAAGCTGGACTGTGTAA
- a CDS encoding V-type ATP synthase subunit E family protein: MAESLEKLHSRILSDAGLKASGMVEQAEEKSRQILEEAKAQAQRDANDILARAGLEAESIRRSILSSRIRANRLKILDERNRIVQSVLKSVEQRLSEFATTGQFESTLKRLVMEAVEALGTDNAVVRVGYRNAEKKSLQSLGQSLPKGTKFVSDETAIDDLGGVIASDPDGKVIFNNSFKARIERLDNQLLTTISSTIFGE; the protein is encoded by the coding sequence ATGGCGGAGTCGTTGGAGAAGCTTCACAGTCGAATTCTGTCAGACGCAGGACTGAAGGCTTCGGGAATGGTCGAACAGGCAGAAGAAAAGTCCAGGCAGATTCTAGAAGAGGCCAAAGCCCAAGCTCAAAGAGATGCGAACGATATTCTAGCGAGAGCCGGCTTGGAGGCCGAGAGCATCAGGAGGAGTATTCTTAGTTCCAGAATCAGAGCAAACCGCCTGAAGATTCTTGACGAGAGGAATCGGATCGTTCAAAGCGTTCTCAAGTCCGTTGAACAACGCCTTTCGGAATTCGCTACTACTGGCCAGTTCGAGTCGACATTGAAACGCCTCGTGATGGAAGCGGTTGAGGCGCTGGGGACAGATAACGCAGTAGTGCGAGTTGGCTATCGGAATGCGGAGAAGAAGAGTCTACAATCCCTGGGACAGTCGCTTCCCAAAGGTACAAAGTTCGTCTCTGACGAGACAGCGATTGATGACCTGGGAGGCGTGATCGCGAGTGACCCAGACGGAAAGGTGATCTTCAACAACTCCTTCAAAGCTCGCATAGAAAGACTGGACAACCAGCTCCTAACGACAATCTCTTCCACGATATTCGGTGAGTAG
- a CDS encoding NADH-quinone oxidoreductase subunit N: protein MALLSLAPFLSLAVFGLLATPAGFLRLRKSKLGLAPFVGILGLAVALVSTVWLGFTSPSRVSFGGLQVDLFTLFFSGVLLIVAIFVTVASLQYMREDPNKGPFFGLLLLSTLGMIVLAASMDLILLYVGWELMSIPTYALTAFRKKDPNSNEAAMKFFVLSALSSAFIVYAISLVFGVTGSTGLTAIASSLSTSGPDVRPFGVLAIVLFIVGFGVKMAVVPFHMWIPDAFEGAPVTIGAFLAAGAKMAAFAAAFRVFIVGISAFSVDFYSTFAIVAVVTMSVGNVAALMQKSFTRLLAYSSIAQAGYILMALATPFTVTNVPLGLAGGLFHVLNYSILKTAAFVAAAAVATRLSVTDLESFNGLSRRMPQTSLNIAVIFLGLAGVPPLNGFFSKVMLFTGSIYSPYSWGGYLALAALINSGFSMSYYGWIIKRMYFDEPADQSKIPEPRVYMTVLWAATILIFAIGIYPDPWIRLVQGAAAALVPR, encoded by the coding sequence ATGGCTCTTCTCTCGCTGGCTCCGTTTCTCAGCTTGGCAGTATTCGGACTCCTCGCGACTCCCGCGGGGTTTCTCCGGCTCAGAAAATCGAAGCTTGGTCTCGCCCCCTTTGTCGGGATCCTGGGTCTGGCTGTGGCTCTAGTGTCGACTGTGTGGCTTGGGTTCACGAGTCCTTCGCGCGTATCTTTCGGGGGACTCCAAGTTGATCTGTTTACCCTGTTCTTCTCAGGGGTTCTCCTGATCGTAGCAATCTTCGTCACGGTTGCCTCACTCCAATACATGCGAGAGGATCCCAACAAAGGACCGTTCTTCGGGCTTCTCCTTCTTTCGACTCTCGGAATGATTGTCCTGGCTGCTTCGATGGACCTGATACTTCTCTATGTTGGCTGGGAATTGATGAGCATTCCTACCTATGCTCTAACCGCTTTCAGGAAGAAAGATCCGAACTCTAACGAGGCAGCCATGAAATTCTTCGTTCTCTCGGCGCTCTCCTCCGCGTTTATTGTCTACGCCATCTCCCTAGTTTTCGGCGTCACAGGCTCTACTGGGCTAACAGCCATTGCAAGCTCCTTATCTACGTCAGGGCCCGATGTCCGCCCATTTGGAGTCCTTGCCATAGTTCTCTTCATCGTCGGGTTCGGGGTGAAGATGGCAGTCGTTCCCTTTCACATGTGGATACCTGACGCTTTCGAAGGAGCCCCCGTAACAATTGGTGCTTTTTTGGCGGCTGGCGCAAAGATGGCAGCATTCGCCGCGGCCTTTCGAGTTTTCATAGTGGGGATCTCAGCTTTCAGCGTGGATTTCTACTCGACTTTTGCTATTGTGGCCGTAGTAACAATGAGTGTAGGGAACGTCGCGGCTCTTATGCAGAAAAGCTTCACTCGACTCTTAGCTTATTCCAGCATCGCCCAGGCTGGCTACATTCTAATGGCTTTGGCTACACCCTTCACGGTAACGAATGTGCCGTTGGGTCTAGCAGGTGGACTCTTCCACGTTCTGAATTATTCTATTCTGAAGACAGCTGCATTCGTAGCTGCTGCAGCGGTTGCTACCAGGCTCTCGGTTACGGACCTTGAATCTTTCAATGGTCTATCTCGAAGAATGCCCCAAACATCTCTGAATATCGCAGTAATTTTCCTCGGCCTTGCAGGAGTGCCCCCACTGAATGGGTTCTTCAGCAAAGTGATGCTCTTCACCGGCTCGATCTATTCCCCATATAGCTGGGGCGGCTATCTCGCCTTAGCTGCTCTCATCAACAGTGGCTTCAGTATGAGCTACTATGGTTGGATCATTAAGAGAATGTATTTTGACGAACCGGCAGATCAGTCCAAGATTCCAGAACCACGTGTGTACATGACCGTTCTTTGGGCTGCCACAATTCTGATCTTCGCCATAGGTATCTATCCCGACCCTTGGATTCGACTAGTTCAAGGCGCTGCGGCGGCACTAGTCCCACGCTAG
- a CDS encoding NADH-quinone oxidoreductase subunit M: MIGLLSIAVFLPAILAAPTYILGRKNARVAKTLGVGTTAIVFAISILVLVVFQYGPSGCPGGLALNCFQLTESAPWAGSFGLNYRVGIDGISLPLLMIATFLSLLSAAGSWDQITFKHAEYYALFLIFETGIIGVFTSLNLILFYLFWEIVLIPMFFFIGIWGGPRRRYASLKFLIFTYSGSAVMLFGFLALYAWTGTSAYSGGPSFDYDVLAARIPSLALPLQVSVAVTTFIGFAVKLPIFPLHTWLPDAHVEAPAPVSVLLAGLLLKMGGYGLIRYNLLLFPKAVSVLWPYFTTIGLITIIYGASVALVARDLKRMIALTSVNHMGYVLLGAFTATVAGVSGAVFQMFSHGLAVGMLFLMSGYIHEHTGTRNIDELKGLRGKMPQTVTLLFLASMAAMAVPGFANFISEYLVIQGALNVSYVFAIAIVAPALTVGYFLWMLRRVAMTPPVGPKNELHLHSILILVAFLVPLLIFGVYPPPVLGSVITPTVEKWVGTIVGFGAK; encoded by the coding sequence ATGATCGGGCTCCTCTCGATCGCGGTTTTTCTCCCCGCAATACTTGCCGCGCCAACATACATTCTCGGCAGGAAAAACGCCAGGGTAGCAAAGACTCTAGGAGTCGGGACCACCGCCATAGTATTCGCAATCTCAATTCTAGTTCTCGTAGTTTTCCAATACGGCCCATCAGGATGCCCCGGTGGGTTGGCTCTGAACTGCTTCCAGCTAACCGAAAGTGCCCCATGGGCGGGATCCTTTGGGCTCAACTATAGGGTTGGGATCGACGGCATCAGTCTTCCACTCCTTATGATAGCGACGTTTCTGAGCCTCTTGTCAGCTGCGGGATCCTGGGATCAGATTACCTTCAAGCACGCAGAGTACTATGCTCTCTTTCTCATTTTCGAAACGGGAATTATCGGCGTCTTCACTTCCCTTAACCTGATTCTGTTCTATCTTTTCTGGGAGATCGTTCTCATTCCAATGTTCTTTTTCATCGGAATCTGGGGAGGACCCCGCCGAAGATATGCCTCCTTGAAGTTCCTCATTTTCACCTATTCCGGTAGCGCGGTGATGCTCTTCGGTTTTCTCGCTCTTTACGCCTGGACTGGAACCTCTGCTTATTCAGGGGGGCCATCGTTCGATTATGATGTTCTGGCGGCCAGGATTCCTAGCCTTGCACTGCCCTTGCAGGTATCAGTGGCAGTTACGACTTTCATCGGATTCGCGGTCAAGCTTCCGATTTTTCCGCTTCACACTTGGTTGCCTGATGCGCATGTCGAAGCTCCGGCGCCTGTCAGTGTTCTTCTTGCTGGTTTACTCCTCAAGATGGGAGGTTATGGGTTGATCAGGTACAACTTGTTGCTCTTCCCTAAGGCAGTGAGTGTCCTCTGGCCCTACTTCACGACAATCGGTCTCATTACTATCATCTATGGCGCATCCGTTGCCCTTGTTGCTCGGGATCTGAAGAGAATGATTGCTCTTACGAGTGTCAATCACATGGGCTACGTTTTGCTCGGGGCGTTCACGGCAACCGTCGCGGGTGTTTCTGGAGCAGTCTTTCAGATGTTCAGCCATGGCCTTGCAGTTGGAATGCTCTTCCTTATGTCGGGATACATTCACGAACATACTGGAACCCGGAACATTGACGAACTAAAGGGGCTGAGGGGAAAGATGCCTCAGACGGTTACACTCCTCTTTCTGGCTTCGATGGCCGCAATGGCGGTTCCCGGATTTGCCAATTTCATCAGCGAGTATCTCGTGATTCAGGGCGCTCTTAACGTGAGCTATGTTTTTGCGATCGCCATCGTCGCGCCAGCTCTGACCGTCGGATACTTCCTCTGGATGCTTCGACGTGTCGCGATGACCCCGCCGGTCGGTCCCAAGAACGAGCTGCATCTTCACTCGATCCTGATACTGGTTGCATTTCTCGTGCCGTTGCTGATCTTCGGCGTGTATCCTCCACCAGTGCTCGGGAGTGTAATAACGCCGACAGTGGAGAAGTGGGTTGGAACGATAGTCGGATTTGGTGCAAAGTGA
- a CDS encoding NADH-quinone oxidoreductase subunit L, whose translation MASSLLVWLIWVTPLVGALLTPIFAKIHSRVRDVTAVGFTFVAAVLATVSSLTVSSGDYTVAWIPSLNINAGILVDPLSMFMANIVAWISLLIMIYSVGYMKGEFGLTRYWFFMNLFIGNMLLLVLSDNLLMMFFGWEGVGLCSYALIGHFYRDEPQFWVGSPGDKALGVSEEYSATKAGMKAFIMTRIGDIALLIAIFLIYAFARTFNYNQLVLQLGGSASWAANLARLGLLLPAALLFFGGPIGKSAQFPLQEWLPDAMTGPASVSALIHAATMVKAGVFLTGRMGPVFFIALSQFNQVPQFFGVIAWVGAFTALLAASQAAVAREIKKVLAYSTISQIGYMMLALGVAGLSANFLAGYSAGLFHLLSHAVFKASLFLAAGWVLHVAGSRFMDEMGGLAKAMRLTSASMLLAGLSLMGIPPFSGFWTKDAILSVSFLGGQYILYGLALATAFITGFYTVRMLGITLAGKPSRHVMELTEGGKHPHEAGFTMLIPYLLLAVGSLALGLAYPFYSGPLVAYLANTFSSAAYKLPAATSPTSGITDLLLFSVSTMVAVIGGVVGYLLYFKKLYEFKTDMNPIQRFLYNRWYLDAIYYKVFVSGLLAASRGLYELVEQGIWNRLNNTIGRDIMDYSRASDQLDTQVVDRAANEVASYGSRLSNLLRRLQTGVTEQYIIGFAIGIILLLAYMLFVVGAT comes from the coding sequence TTGGCTAGCTCTCTTCTCGTATGGCTAATCTGGGTCACTCCCCTGGTGGGCGCGCTTCTTACACCGATTTTCGCCAAGATTCATTCTAGAGTTCGTGACGTAACCGCTGTCGGTTTCACGTTTGTCGCAGCTGTATTGGCGACTGTCTCCTCATTGACTGTCTCGAGCGGAGATTACACCGTTGCTTGGATTCCGTCTCTCAACATCAACGCTGGAATTCTGGTTGATCCTCTTAGCATGTTCATGGCGAACATCGTTGCCTGGATCAGTCTCCTCATCATGATTTACAGCGTTGGCTACATGAAAGGCGAGTTCGGCCTAACCCGATACTGGTTCTTCATGAACCTCTTCATTGGAAACATGCTGTTGCTAGTTCTCTCTGACAATCTCTTGATGATGTTCTTCGGCTGGGAAGGAGTAGGCCTTTGCTCGTACGCGTTGATAGGTCACTTCTATCGCGACGAGCCACAATTCTGGGTAGGTAGCCCAGGGGACAAGGCTCTTGGCGTCTCGGAAGAATACTCCGCGACAAAGGCAGGAATGAAAGCGTTCATAATGACAAGAATAGGAGATATCGCGTTGCTGATCGCAATCTTTCTGATCTACGCGTTCGCCCGGACCTTCAACTACAACCAATTGGTATTGCAACTTGGCGGCTCAGCTAGCTGGGCTGCGAATCTAGCTCGACTCGGCCTTCTACTCCCCGCGGCACTACTTTTCTTCGGAGGACCCATCGGAAAGTCGGCCCAGTTTCCCTTGCAAGAATGGCTCCCAGATGCAATGACTGGTCCCGCATCGGTTTCCGCCCTGATTCACGCTGCAACAATGGTCAAGGCCGGAGTCTTCCTGACAGGAAGAATGGGACCCGTATTTTTCATCGCGTTATCTCAATTCAACCAGGTGCCTCAATTCTTCGGCGTGATCGCTTGGGTAGGCGCATTCACTGCACTCTTGGCAGCGAGTCAGGCCGCGGTCGCTCGCGAAATAAAGAAGGTCCTTGCATACTCCACGATCTCTCAAATCGGTTACATGATGCTTGCCCTCGGAGTTGCAGGGCTCAGCGCTAACTTTCTGGCAGGATATTCCGCAGGACTCTTTCACCTTCTCAGCCACGCCGTGTTCAAGGCTTCACTCTTCCTAGCCGCCGGATGGGTGTTGCACGTGGCGGGATCACGTTTCATGGACGAAATGGGCGGGTTGGCAAAGGCGATGAGGCTTACTTCCGCGTCAATGCTTTTGGCAGGGTTATCCCTGATGGGTATTCCACCATTCAGCGGGTTCTGGACAAAAGACGCGATACTCTCCGTTAGCTTCCTCGGCGGACAATACATTCTCTACGGACTGGCGCTCGCCACAGCATTCATCACGGGTTTCTACACAGTCAGAATGCTAGGGATCACACTCGCCGGGAAGCCTAGCAGACACGTGATGGAATTGACGGAGGGTGGAAAGCATCCACACGAGGCTGGCTTCACTATGCTTATTCCCTACTTACTTCTGGCAGTTGGCAGTCTGGCCCTGGGACTAGCTTATCCTTTCTACAGTGGTCCACTGGTCGCGTATCTCGCGAACACGTTCAGCTCAGCCGCGTACAAACTCCCCGCGGCGACTAGCCCAACTTCTGGTATTACCGATCTTCTGTTGTTCTCCGTGAGCACCATGGTGGCGGTCATTGGCGGCGTAGTTGGATATCTCCTCTACTTCAAGAAACTTTACGAATTCAAAACGGACATGAACCCCATTCAGCGATTCCTCTACAATCGCTGGTACCTAGACGCCATCTACTACAAAGTATTCGTGTCAGGCCTGCTCGCCGCAAGTCGAGGACTCTACGAGCTTGTCGAACAAGGGATCTGGAACAGGCTAAACAACACGATTGGTAGAGACATCATGGACTATTCACGGGCGAGCGATCAGCTTGACACTCAAGTTGTTGACCGAGCCGCAAACGAGGTTGCATCTTACGGTTCCCGGCTCAGCAACCTCCTCCGAAGGCTCCAGACAGGAGTAACAGAACAGTACATCATCGGCTTCGCCATCGGAATAATCCTTCTGCTCGCCTACATGCTGTTCGTCGTCGGAGCCACCTAG
- a CDS encoding NADH-quinone oxidoreductase subunit M → MTLLLIGAIVVPLIGIPLLFATARTLKENTGFVSFALLLIPLATILYAALQGSGSNQGTYQELYSWSPIGNFGLRVDNLSLPILFIICLLTALVSLFSVPYMRQRIGDDPGRYGLYYSLYALYSLGMIGTVLATNLIEFYLFFEIMLVPSFFLIAEWGYGEKERISLTYFIWTHVGALVFLVGILVTAFLTGVTDMDLVINNLAVNPGLISTTLRLGIVAAMCFGFFVKIGQFGLHVWLPSAYAEAPTPISTILAAAMTGIGGYATVRIVMTIFPQSFLTFSAFFAGWALITMIYGSAMALVQDDIKRLLAYSSISQMGYILFGLAAFNSFGVSGSMFQYVSNGTAKGILFIVVGAVMLQVRGERSLSKLGGLAGKMPITATAAFIGSLTLAGLPSTNGFLSEFFLFQGGFVRATDTASEYRIVIAALGIIATALTAGYSLMAMKKIFFGAPNSDTSDVKEAPWTITLPLITLSIVTIILGIYPEPILGRLLSAARAIVGS, encoded by the coding sequence ATGACACTGCTTCTAATCGGTGCAATAGTAGTACCGCTGATAGGGATTCCACTCCTATTCGCTACAGCAAGAACGCTAAAGGAAAACACCGGATTCGTTTCATTCGCCCTCCTACTCATCCCACTCGCAACGATTCTATACGCCGCGCTTCAGGGGTCTGGATCTAATCAAGGAACCTACCAGGAACTGTACTCATGGTCTCCAATTGGAAACTTCGGCCTCCGGGTCGACAATCTGAGCCTTCCAATACTCTTCATAATATGTCTCCTGACAGCTCTAGTCTCCCTCTTCTCCGTTCCATACATGCGTCAGAGAATAGGCGATGACCCAGGACGCTATGGACTGTACTACAGCCTCTATGCACTCTACTCTCTGGGAATGATCGGGACTGTTCTCGCAACAAATCTGATCGAGTTCTATCTCTTCTTTGAGATAATGCTCGTTCCCTCCTTCTTCCTCATCGCTGAATGGGGGTACGGAGAAAAAGAGAGAATTTCGTTGACATACTTCATCTGGACGCACGTGGGAGCCCTGGTGTTCCTTGTTGGAATACTAGTCACCGCCTTTCTGACAGGCGTTACCGACATGGATCTCGTAATCAACAACCTTGCTGTAAATCCGGGACTCATCTCAACAACCCTCCGTCTTGGAATTGTCGCAGCAATGTGCTTCGGGTTCTTTGTGAAGATTGGCCAGTTCGGCCTCCACGTCTGGCTTCCGTCGGCATACGCTGAAGCACCGACCCCGATCAGTACGATTCTAGCCGCGGCCATGACGGGAATAGGTGGATACGCCACCGTTAGAATCGTCATGACGATCTTCCCACAATCCTTCCTTACTTTCTCCGCTTTCTTCGCGGGGTGGGCGCTGATTACAATGATTTATGGCAGTGCCATGGCTTTGGTCCAAGATGACATCAAGAGACTGCTAGCATACTCGAGCATCAGCCAGATGGGCTACATCCTATTCGGGCTGGCCGCATTCAACTCGTTTGGCGTTTCAGGATCAATGTTCCAGTACGTGAGCAATGGGACGGCCAAAGGAATACTCTTCATCGTAGTCGGAGCAGTAATGCTACAGGTCCGGGGCGAGAGAAGCCTGAGCAAGCTCGGAGGACTTGCAGGCAAAATGCCTATCACCGCCACCGCAGCCTTCATCGGGTCCCTAACTCTTGCAGGCCTACCCTCCACCAATGGATTCCTGTCCGAGTTCTTTCTATTTCAAGGCGGATTTGTAAGAGCCACCGACACAGCATCGGAGTACCGCATTGTAATCGCAGCCCTAGGAATCATTGCGACCGCTCTCACCGCAGGTTATTCGTTAATGGCGATGAAGAAGATTTTCTTCGGAGCGCCAAATTCGGATACCTCCGACGTCAAGGAAGCGCCCTGGACAATCACTCTTCCACTCATCACCCTTAGCATTGTCACCATAATCCTGGGTATCTACCCTGAGCCCATACTTGGCCGTCTCCTCTCCGCGGCAAGAGCGATAGTGGGGTCTTAG
- the nuoK gene encoding NADH-quinone oxidoreductase subunit NuoK: protein MTMEPLSSFFAVSVILLGIGIYGLTTKRNAIRILFSVELIYNAANLNIIAFARLRSPPIVTGQVLVLFTIALAAMEAAVGLAIIILVSRLNTEIDLSKLSKLKG, encoded by the coding sequence ATGACAATGGAGCCTTTGTCGAGCTTCTTTGCAGTCTCAGTAATCCTACTGGGGATCGGAATCTACGGTCTCACAACGAAGCGGAACGCCATTCGCATCTTGTTCTCCGTAGAACTGATCTACAACGCTGCTAATCTTAACATCATCGCCTTCGCACGCCTCCGTAGTCCCCCCATAGTAACCGGGCAAGTGCTAGTACTGTTCACAATTGCACTTGCCGCAATGGAAGCTGCAGTTGGACTCGCCATAATCATCCTTGTCTCCCGACTAAACACCGAGATCGATCTGTCAAAGCTATCGAAACTGAAAGGTTAG
- a CDS encoding NADH-quinone oxidoreductase subunit J — protein sequence MTDIVFLAFAGVTIGAGILAIEARDLVYGAAALGIAFLGVAGLFFLLDAAYVGWFQIAVYIGAVVVLILFTVMLVGPKMGETPLGLKRVSLLTAILVSLLLGMIGALASATAFPGQDSCGSGCDLSLFSTSLLKDYGVQLEFMSLVMAAAVIGALALSKTDRGQ from the coding sequence ATGACAGATATCGTGTTTCTCGCCTTCGCAGGAGTGACGATAGGCGCAGGGATATTGGCGATTGAAGCGAGAGACCTTGTTTACGGGGCGGCAGCGCTTGGAATCGCTTTCCTAGGGGTAGCAGGACTCTTCTTCCTTCTCGATGCGGCCTATGTGGGCTGGTTTCAGATCGCAGTATACATCGGCGCCGTAGTCGTTCTGATTCTATTCACAGTCATGCTTGTCGGCCCGAAGATGGGAGAGACCCCTCTAGGGTTGAAACGAGTGTCGCTTCTCACGGCGATCCTAGTTTCGTTGCTACTAGGAATGATCGGTGCCCTTGCCAGTGCAACAGCGTTCCCTGGACAAGATTCTTGCGGATCTGGGTGCGATCTCTCTCTATTCAGTACATCTCTCTTGAAAGACTATGGCGTTCAACTAGAATTCATGTCACTAGTAATGGCGGCCGCGGTAATTGGCGCGCTGGCATTGTCTAAGACGGATCGAGGGCAATGA